A region of the Gouania willdenowi chromosome 1, fGouWil2.1, whole genome shotgun sequence genome:
atgctaggttaatgctattgttaggttaatgctaggtttatgttcttgctaggtcaatgttaatgctagattggtgttaatgctaggtaagtgctaatgttaggttaatgctattgctaggttaatgctaggtcctTGGTAATGATTTGTTAGtggtaatgctaatgttagattcatgctaatgttagattaatgctaatgctaggtgaatgcttaTGCTAGATGagtgttattgctaggctaaacTTATTGccaggtgaatgctaatgccatgttagtgctaatgttaggttagtgttaatgctagacaaatgctaatgctaaggttaatattaatgcaaggtgaatgttattgctaggtttatgttattgctaggttaatgctaatgttaggctaatgcaaggttagggttaatgctaggctaatagtaATGCtagtaaatgctaatgctattttgttaatgctagctaatgctgatgcttgctaatggtaatgttagttaatgctaatgctaagctaatgcagtgcgacacgGGTCAGGACCTGCATCCTCATTAGCATTTTCTGCAGGAAAtggaaatgttttagtttagtttattttgttgtgcttGTGTTTTCCTATAGTACTTGGGCGACAAAATATCAGAAAATGTCAAGACAAAGGTGATAGAGATGCTGTATAGCTGGACAGTGTCACTACCTGAAGAAACAAAGATATGTGAAGTTTATCAAATGCTGAAATCTCAAGGTGAGAGATATATACTGATAAAGTTTGATGACTGCATGTTTGTAACATCCAAGGCTACGCTGTAAGCTGTAATCGTCATCTTTTAAGGTAATGTGACTTGattattttcttaaattttgTCAAAGCAGCTTCTCGTTTTCAGGTCTTGTATCTATGGATCCTGAAATATCTGCTGATTCCACATTAGTACCATCACCCTCTCCACGGCAAAAGAATCCAGTGTTTGAAGATGAAATAAAGGGCAAGGTTTGTCAGAGTGTCTctttaaaggaaaaagaaaTTTAAAGGGAAGTTCAGATAGATTAAATATTGGTTGATTCAAGTTTATAttagtgtatattgtgtttattcatGTAAATTTAAGacaaaacaactgaaataaaaagTTGTGCAACAGGTCATGTCCATGAGCAAAATGCATTTAGAAATTATAATAAGCTTCAGCCACTGTTTGTAGGCATGTTCAGGAGAGTGCTCCGCTTTCACTTCAGCCAGAAAATATGCTTTAAATAATTCTGTGGCACTTTATATGTCCTCATGGCATTATTAAGAAAAGGTCAGCACTGCTAAGATATTTGCTTTAATGCTGAACTGGAATTTCAGACAGTGCAAgcaagaggattttttttttcttatttaactTAAACTCACACATGTTCCACTCTTAACTAATTGATTAAGTGACTGTAAATAACCAAACCAACTTGACTGTCTAAATTTGAAAGGAATTCACATGTAGCTACTAGGGTTTGAAcgacttcataattttaaaggttGACTTTATGTGCATATGAGTCGACATCGACTAGTCGAAGACGTCACTAACAGCCGAAGTTAAGCAGAGTGGCAGCCGAGTCCCGGTATTGTGCCAAAACCTGTgagccgaaaaaatctgtgatcgcaggtggtgacagttccaacccctgctgCTTCTCTGTGGACATTTACTTTCCCTTAAACActtttgtaattcttctccagtctgcatttacttcacccaccggagtgtcatgtttaagggggagtaaatagctcctgaATAGCTGCGAAGAGGTTTACGCAGTTGACATaacactcttcttctctaccaccgagaagccgcagcggtcacagatttttttcggtttacagactttggcacaacaccacCAGCCCCTGGGACACGAgacatgctatagaagctatgtaaacccaggaacactgctgcttcacCTACCGTGACTCTACGGTAACTGTTAAGCCCCAAGGCTTCCTCAGAGCCGggcgtttagactttgtttgggctgttcTTACGGTAGCTTCCGCTTCCTTCACTGAAGCTATTAAGCAGCtctttactcccccttaaacatgacgctctggtaactgaagtaaatgcagtctggagaagaattacaaacgtgtttaaaggggagtaaatgtccgcaGAGAAGCctcaggggttggaactgttgccacctgcttttacagatttttttgggtcacagattttggcacagcAGTGGTCTTCCCCCGCTAACAGAGCCTTCGTCCTgtgctgctgatgttttccgGATCTGTTTAATACACAGACATATTACCACTACAGCTATcattagcatgtatattagccatagtatctgcctaccagctgcagtttgagcacaaaccaggaaggaACGAGAAAtgcttgatgttgtgctgccttgccgTGCAGGGGTATTAGGACCCTCGTTTACTGTGTTGTGCCGCCACCTTGGacaaaagtcaggtactgcgactagtCGACGTCACGTAGACAGATTTAAAGTTTAATGTCAGCACATTCTACCCTCTTTCTGACTGTTGCCTCACTGAAAGCCTGTCTTTTGGGGTTTTCAATCTAAACTTAGCATCATTTTCAAAACATTTGTGACGTAGGTTACCCACCCTCTTAAATCATTGCACTCTAatgaaacacactgaggctTATTTAGAGTTTAATCTATTTGATGGGTGGACATAAGCGTTGGTTTTTGTAGTGGTCTGAGTGCTggattgttattgttgtcactGTTTAATGTTGGAATCAGGCTTCAAAATCTCCaattatttttctaattgttCTGTAGAAATTGGCTGAGCTGCTGAAGAGCAAAAAGGCTGAAGATCTGCAGGAGGCCAATCGACTCATCAAGAGTATGGTCAAAGAGGTTTGTTGCATTCATTTGGTGTTTCTTTGAATGTAATTAATAAGTGTCGAGCTTtttgtgaacaaggttttttcattttttagttcTGCGTGTGCAGCTATTTcctctttgttttgtttacatgctttgaaaaaataatgaatatacagtacctaaaggctgggatacactatattttttttcagttgttgtactcagctccagctcaaactgtgtgaCTCAATTGCAGAGTCCGAATTTGCGCAACTCAGGATtaatgttctcacactatacgggccgacactctgacacgatctgacagCTCaaactgtacgtccatacacgtCACGTCTgggtcttgtttctggaaatgcaacgtacaaattagaagaagaagaactctgatgcgtcgccattaaaacagacgaagaagaactGGCAAATCTCAAcaaaaggagtttaaaaaaaaaaaaagatagcgATGTGATGaaccaggagctggctggacagatgTAGATGTAGGCAGTGCGGTCCGTCAATCGGTTTTATGGTGTTCATGCATGCGCAGTGTGCgagtttgaggtaagccggtccgtggcactgcttcaacagtgagCTATTCTCACAAGGagcgaccaggatttcaaacatgtttgattttcttacgatcatacgattgctgatcgggagctggtcgtgaggtgttctCGTGACCtcatatactacacgatgcatgacGCATGATTTAGCCGAGACTCggcccgatcccaaaaatagacacacgagtcaaaaatcggctgaaaatgagccaaaaattgcacagtaTATGCctgccttaaagctgatatccagagtttctgagagaacgtcttgATGTCCTGCCCTAAACCGCTCCACTTTCTCCCCTgactctgccaatctaccagaagccaagcctctacttttctgcaagcGCAGCAAAGAACATGacaaggttgcattgatatgtctatgggtcatcGTTATTCTTTTGGCAATGGACATTTCTgaagtaagagccaaaatcatatataactgtttgctgttgtgatgcgcggccttgtttttgtgcacagttccgcattctctttgattgacagcgtccgctacaggaagttgaagcctattggctgggtgatcacagcgctcgtttccatttgtataggggtctgtaGGACGAAGGTGGGACTTATATACAacaatgtatatgaatgaccaccggtagtagaccatagtaaaagactagttaggtattttttcacatttcaaaagaatgatacatgaacatagatttctcagaaacttaggatatcagctttaacctaAAAAGCTATTTGAATAATAGACTTCAATATGTTCAAATTAATGAAACTAAATCTCATTTAGAAACTATAGTTTGTTGGATCCCCCAGGGCTCAATTTTGGGCcccaaactatttattttttacttgaatGACATTTGCAAAGTATCTAAAATATTTCAGTTTGTGATTTTTGCAGATGATGCTAATCTGTTTTGTTCAGGCCATGACATAAACCAATTAATTTAGCAGGTTGAAACAACTCtctaaaattaaatatttgttaaatattaaatccttGCATGTATTATACTCATCACTTGTACTTCCCTATCTGTCTTACTGCTCAGAAATTTTGGGAAATGCTTGTAAAAtcaaatatatgaaaatatatgGATATAGTTAGGTTAAAAATACTAGAAATTTTGTTTCAAGTTGTAAACAAAGATCTTCCTATAGGTATTCAAGTATTCTTCAAATTAAGAAACAGATGTTATAATCTTAGTGGTTTTCTtcaatttgaaacaaaaaatgcaagaaCTAATATTGGACAACAAAGTGTATCTGTTATTGGAATAAAAATCTGGAACGACCTTAATGATCAACTCAAATCAATTAACACACtatctacatttaaaaaaaacttgaaaactgTGCATCGAATGGAcaaccaaataaaatgtatttattcattcaaaacCTAGGAGCGAATTTCAGAACaatgaaaaaatgtttatttttttgtttatgtttcagGATGAGGCGAGAGCACAGAAAGCTGCAAGGCAACATAGCACTCTGGAGGCAGCGAACAACAGTGTCAAACTCCTTAATGAGATGCTCGCTCACTTCAGCCCACACGAATCCACAGATGGAGACAAGGAACTGattcaggtttgtttttttctggatgaatcagaatcagaaaagtttatttcgacaagtacagtttaaaaaaaaaaaacaacacggaatttgacttggtaatCGGTGCGTGgaacaaaaaaactctcactTCACTCTCATTTAGTTTCCATTAGATGTTCTTTCTGAATGAACCTTTACACACCTGAACAATGACTTAAGACTATTTAACCTGGGTTAGTAGAATATAATTATCATAATTATGTAGCTTAATGAGTCACatgtacataaatacataacatTTATCATCTAAATCATCCCCGAGAAGCTACTGCACCCAGGAAATGTTTAGGGGATTAAAGTAGTTATTAGGAagaatatacacacaaaaaaatcagaaaaggaGCGTAATAATAAGTAATATTAATGCTGTATATTTCAGCTGATTTGAagttaatatttataatattgtgtttatttatagtGCATATTCAGTTAAATGTTTTCCCATAGGAGTTATATGGAGATTGTGACAAGCTGAGGCAAAAAATATCTCAGCTAGCTTCGGAGACTGAAGACAACGACAAAAGTTTGGGTAAGAAATGCACGCTATAgattatacatgtttttgttattttccctTGTGTTAACTTGCAGACAAATCTATTCATACCAGacccattatttatttattcatttgtttatttatttatttgtttgttttaagcaTACTTGTCACTGGGATtatatggtttgttttttcctccttttttaggAGAAATCTTACAAGCCAGTGATGACCTCTCGCAGGTCATCAACTCCTGTAAAAAGTTAATGGCAGAAATCAAAATCAATGGACGACATGATGAAAGACAGCAAACACAGAGTAAGGTATTTTAAGTTATGATTTTAACAAAAGAAGAGTGTGTTATTCTGTGAAGTTGACGTCTTTTTCATCCTCCAAAATATCAGAATGTGAAAGCATTAAATCCAAACATAGCGTACAAAGGCTAAACCTTTAAAGTCCACATTTCTACAGAATAGAATGGACATTGCTTCTCTCAacgaggacagtcgcactctctgtttctccttccttccttcttatctctctcccagctgctgctttgtctggtcttgtgagcctaacaagagcctctctctgtaactcatccaaaaccggaataatggaattaattagttggtctctcagtgctatcgatcagattttttcgacaaaaagaaccgggggtggtgaacccgcatgtccaagcgggacgtttgcggctggatacaccctcgacccttggaacaagtggcgagttgtgtgtctgtccatcctttccgtggaagacgtggaggacatctacatgattggaataatgatagtaggcatgctgctgatcggagctggtggcttcctcatctatcgaaaagtccgtactacgctggcgactgttttggaaaagctgccagtgatttctgaaggatgtagcagggctctgaacactcagactcatgtgttgatcgatatcaaaaggatcgtctacgcgttatggataacaactgggagaagttggagacctggcttggaagtggaaactaggccattcattggattacagcagagagacccaggacagaaggctattgaaattgacatagcctgtatcaaatcacattgcttatctccctttcggctccccagccagccaaggctaaagccaaggttgtctcatctcttatcaccaggaagtttctgcagacggcggctcttacccccactccctccccccgctccttccctacattcccacctggaactgttgatgctgaacttttccatacgtcatctggttgtcagtaacgcagctacaggtcttcaaattcaaatgcctcgttggccatctttccccacctcccatccgcagctgcatggaggcgtggttgcagcgccgactggcagcacgcccatgtccccaaacggctggactcctgttgttcttcccacctgaccccctcccccagccaacctcccacccaacccttcctacatgccttgtctcgagttgtttgactgtgtcatgcttacatttatgtttgcagaggcggtttttttcctggtttcacactgctttctctgtttagggaaatcagtttcaaactggcagtttttttttcccctcacccctcctctcctcctgttattgatccctttttcacctaaatatgtgggcgccgcaaatggctgctccggtgtgttgatgtgtctcctttcactgcaactacctagtcaaattcctcgtattgttctaaactgtacctggtcaataaaagattctgattctgattctgatgttttACCCTCTATTATTGATTCACCAAAATGTTCTCCTTAGACCGACTTCCAGCTTCACAGAGTTGAGACGTATATTACGGTACTGCTAGGTCTCATGTAAAATTGGGAAACATCCTGACATTGTTATTATACGGGTGATGGGAACACTTTTGTGatctagaaaataaataaataaataaagctgtgtgaatgtatttctgtattggaaaaataatctaacatcaaattttaaatgttaagatAAAAATTAAGACTTAGTAAGGTttagtcatttacatttttttattagtatttttttttttttttaaaaaaaggaaaaaaacctcaactaacaaaaaactaactaactaaaaagctgtgaaaaacaaacaaatgtaatcAGGATTTACAAGCTATTTAATATTGTGTTGACCTTGCGCTCACTAAAAAATTACATGTAGAAAATATATTGCTTACCTATTCAGTGGGTTCATGGCCAGGTATTAGAAATtcaaattttgcacattttgtctTTTCCTAAGTTGTTTTTTATCCATTAACATCGCTCTCAAACCCCTTCATGgatgataaattaataaatgagaTAAAAAGACAATAATGGACTAACAGAAGCAAAATTAAATATTGCAAAACGTAATTTTTACCATTGGCTCCCTCAGTTTAGGGCTCCAAACTTTAGAATTTAATACAAAGTATTCCTTTACAGTTGAAGTGTTAGCTTGAAAATATACTAATCTGTCTTCTTTGTATTGTTTGTAGTGATTCCTAGAatgattttatcatttttattgtcttatGATTACTCTTTGAATGCTTTAGGTTAGGCTAAGCTTGGGATTAGgattttatttttggtgttttgtacTAATATAGCAGTATGAGCATTTATAAAGTTAAAATGAGTAAGGATTTTTCTACATTTCTTTTAGAAGCCCATTAAGGACACGTGAAAGCCtaaacattgtgtgttttttttctctaaagtcACTGCAGACTCAAATCAGCCTGAGGTTCTTGTTGACCTGATGGACCTTGAAGTGGAGAATCCCTCTCAACCTGAGCACCAACAACTTCCGCCATTATTTAGTGATGATCTGCTGTGTGGAGCGGCTCTCCCAGCATTCCACACTCCCTCTGAACCCTCTGTGGCTGCGTCTTTACTGGATGAAGAGCTGCTGTCTTTAGGTTGTTTTGGTAGCTTTGTTTTTAACCTTCTCTCATATGTACAATACAGTAAAATGGCTTTTAACTAAATTCTGCTCACATACAGGCTTGCATGAACCAGGTCCTGTTCTGAAAGAATCCACCGATGAAAATCTGAGAAATCATTTGTTATCTCAACAGGTATTTAATCAATTATACGATCTCGAGGTGTTTCCTTTTCTTGAAAATGAcgctaatattagcatttcctTGTATGTCAGGATTTTTCTCAAGATTTGGATCTGTTTGGCACTGCTTCGCCTGCTGTTCCTCCATCGTCAACATCTTCCCACCTGTTCTTTTCGTCTCCAGTGACCTCATTTAAACCCAGTACAACTACATCCACAGTCTCCATCCAAACCTTTCTTGGCCCTCTATTTCCCACAGCTCCACTCCCTACATTGTCTTTTTCATCAAATTCAGTCATAAGCCCAATTCCCGTTAGCTCAGTTCAACCCCCCACATCGCACGCTTCTCTTCCTCAGCCTTTCAACATCACCTCATCCTCTCTCTCAGCTGTAGCTGATACTTCACAGCACGGCCCCCTTTCATCGTCCGTCTCATCACTTACTTCCTGTGGTCAAAATGTATCCGACCTCAGCTTGTTGGATCTGAATGCAATGAATAAGTAAGTAAATGATGCCTTTTGAAGTTCTCACACGctgtttattatttcatttatttttcacttaaCATAAATTACATAAACTTGTGCATGCACTCACTTCATTGCTAACAAACACCCagactatattaaataatttaattgatACTTCACGTGTGTAATAGACAGGGTTCCtgcagatccttaaaaagtcttaaaaggcattaaaatcatgaatttaaaaaggccttaattgtcattaaaatgtttcaaatcaatgtttcaaaggTCTTAAATTTGAACACATGagtattattgtaattaatctcacatttcaaaataaatggcaaTGTTTAATTTCCCGTATTGCCGCATGATCTCGACAGCGGAACCAACTACTAAACGGGACTCCGTGCAGATTCACATCATGCTTGTAGAAACTTTCAACAACGTGGGAAAATTTTAATTCAACAAAAATTGCTTGTCTCatgaagatttttcttaatggtttttattttttgtacttttgttgtttcatagacTTCtggcttctgttttttttgtgcgtattttactgtcattttgtgtatttttgtgtttactttgggggtcgccaattgcacgtctgcactagacactggaaaaaatgtATCCTcaccctatgtaattgatgtgccatttttttcccccaacttTAAAGTTGGTCTCAAATTTAGTTTCAAATTGCAATAATAAGTCTTAAAAACTCTTGAATTTATTTTGgctaaagctgtaggaaccctgaataaaataaagtccAAACTAGCCATGCTTAGTGTCTCAAAGTAGCAGAGAAGGATGCCAATTGGGAAAATTGtgagaaaatggacaaaaatccTATAGTGTATTCTTAGCTTTGCTTGTTTCTTTGAAAATGTCAATACGTCTCtcagttttctccattacttTGTCCTCAGACCAGGTTCCATCTCCTCCACATTCACTTCAATAACTTCAGCGGTGATACAAAGTGAAGCAGATGAAAAGGATTTGTTGCGTTCTTTGTCCCCCATCCTTCCACCGACCCAGGCTGGTGTAGACAGAGGAGCGGCGGTTTCACTGAACAATGTCGTCGTTCCTTTGGAAACCATCAAACCAAGTGAGCTACACAAAGTGAATTACATGTTATTTAGAAGAATGTTAACCTTTTTTCACTTAGGTGTATAATGGGTTATAATGTGATCCGTTAAGATTTCGTTAGTGTAAAGATACAATAACAAAATG
Encoded here:
- the gga3a gene encoding ADP-ribosylation factor-binding protein GGA3a isoform X1, with translation MAEDGESLESWLNKATNPSNRQEDWEYIMGFCDQINKELEGPQISVRLLAHKIQSPQEWEAMQALTALEACMKNCGQRFHNEVGKFKFLNELIKLVSPKYLGDKISENVKTKVIEMLYSWTVSLPEETKICEVYQMLKSQGLVSMDPEISADSTLVPSPSPRQKNPVFEDEIKGKKLAELLKSKKAEDLQEANRLIKSMVKEDEARAQKAARQHSTLEAANNSVKLLNEMLAHFSPHESTDGDKELIQELYGDCDKLRQKISQLASETEDNDKSLGEILQASDDLSQVINSCKKLMAEIKINGRHDERQQTQITADSNQPEVLVDLMDLEVENPSQPEHQQLPPLFSDDLLCGAALPAFHTPSEPSVAASLLDEELLSLGLHEPGPVLKESTDENLRNHLLSQQDFSQDLDLFGTASPAVPPSSTSSHLFFSSPVTSFKPSTTTSTVSIQTFLGPLFPTAPLPTLSFSSNSVISPIPVSSVQPPTSHASLPQPFNITSSSLSAVADTSQHGPLSSSVSSLTSCGQNVSDLSLLDLNAMNKPGSISSTFTSITSAVIQSEADEKDLLRSLSPILPPTQAGVDRGAAVSLNNVVVPLETIKPSKICPVTAYDKKGVRVLLHFATDCPPGRPDVLVMVASILNTSPQAVRKMVLQVAVPKTMKVKLQSPSGTELAPFNPILPPAAITQVMLLANPLKEKVRMRFKLTFMLEEQSITEVGEVDEFPPADTWGAL
- the gga3a gene encoding ADP-ribosylation factor-binding protein GGA3a isoform X2 is translated as MDPEISADSTLVPSPSPRQKNPVFEDEIKGKKLAELLKSKKAEDLQEANRLIKSMVKEDEARAQKAARQHSTLEAANNSVKLLNEMLAHFSPHESTDGDKELIQELYGDCDKLRQKISQLASETEDNDKSLGEILQASDDLSQVINSCKKLMAEIKINGRHDERQQTQITADSNQPEVLVDLMDLEVENPSQPEHQQLPPLFSDDLLCGAALPAFHTPSEPSVAASLLDEELLSLGLHEPGPVLKESTDENLRNHLLSQQDFSQDLDLFGTASPAVPPSSTSSHLFFSSPVTSFKPSTTTSTVSIQTFLGPLFPTAPLPTLSFSSNSVISPIPVSSVQPPTSHASLPQPFNITSSSLSAVADTSQHGPLSSSVSSLTSCGQNVSDLSLLDLNAMNKPGSISSTFTSITSAVIQSEADEKDLLRSLSPILPPTQAGVDRGAAVSLNNVVVPLETIKPSKICPVTAYDKKGVRVLLHFATDCPPGRPDVLVMVASILNTSPQAVRKMVLQVAVPKTMKVKLQSPSGTELAPFNPILPPAAITQVMLLANPLKEKVRMRFKLTFMLEEQSITEVGEVDEFPPADTWGAL